GCTGCGCACCAGCGGATAGACATGCTCGACCGGGGTCACGTTGGCGTATTGGGCGGCGACGGCGCGCGCCACGGTGATCAGCGTCTCACCGGTCGAGTCGGAAACGAGATGCAGATGGAAATAATTGTTCGAGGTCGGCACAAAAACCCTTTGAATTTCGTTGGGGCGGTTTGTGGATTTCTGTGGAGCTTAACCGCTCGGAAAGGGATGCGCGACACCAGGGGCGGGACAAGTGCCAATTTTCTTCACACCGCTGCCCATCAGAACAAGTCCGGCGCCCTCGCGGCAGGAAAACGGGATTGCGCGGACAACTCCCTTGATAAGCTGCCGACGGAAGCGTGCAAGCCTTTGAAGCTGGGCGACTTATCGGAAGTCGCCGGAGCTTGCCGGGATATGTTGATGGATGTGAACAAGCGCGCGCGAACCGGCGGACGGCGTTGCGTGAGTCCAATCCACGGTCACTCAGACTCAAACCTTTAAGAATCTAAGATTCTAGATTTGAGGAAGGCGCTACGGACGGATATGTGTGCAGGGGAAGACCTTAACGAGTTCTTACTATCCCCAGCCTTCCCTAGGCTGGGCGGGAATCCGGGCGCAGAGCATGTTCGAAGACGTCTATCTCTGGATCAAGGCGCTGCATGTGATCGCCGTCATCTCCTGGATGGCGGGCATGCTCTATCTGCCGCGGCTGTTCGTCTATCACTGCGAGGCCGAGATCGGCTCGAAGCAGTCCGAGACGTTCAAGATCATGGAACGCCGGCTGCTCAAGGCGATCATCAATCCCGCCATGATGGTGACCTGGCTCGCCGGCCTCTATCTGGCCTGGTCCGGCCACTGGTTCACCTTCGGCTGGCTGCACGTAAAACTGGCACTGGTGCTGGCGATGTCCGCGGTCCACGGCTTTTTTTCCCGCTGGGTGAAGGACTTCGCTGCCGACCGGCGCCCGCGCAGCCAGAAATTCTATCGAATTATCAATGAGGTGCCGACCGTCCTGATGATTGTCATCGTCATCATGGTAATCGTGAAGCCGTTCTAGGCAGCCCGCGCGACGTTTCGCTCAGCGCTTCGTCTTGCAGAGCCGAAAGCGATTTTCTATATTATCGCCATCCCACCCAACGCAGGCGGATGTGGTTGTGTCTGAGCTTTCCAGAGGCCGGACACCGCATCAGGTTTGAAGCCTCACCGGCACTCTCCTTGCCAGACCTGCGGACCTTACCTTCTCACGTCCGCATTTCAGAGCCTCCTCGCACCCCCTCTCCCCAGGTTACCCCACAGGACCACCCCAATGCGGGAAATTAAACTCCAGGACCTCAAGTCGAAGACGCCGGCCGAGCTCGTCTCGTTCGCGGAAGAGAATGGGGTCGAGAACGCCAGCACCATGCGCAAGCAGGAGCTGCTCTTCGCCATCCTCAAGCAGCTTTCGCTCGCCGAGACCGATATCGTCGGCGAAGGCGTCGTCGAGGTTCTTTCCGACGGCTTCGGCTTCCTCCGTTCGCCCGACGCGAATTATCTGCCGGGCCCTGACGACATCTACGTTTCGCCCTCGCAGATCCGCCGTTTCGGCCTGCGCACGGGTGACACCATCGAAGGCCACATCCGCAGCCCGAAAGAGGGCGAGCGTTACTTCGCGTTGCTGAAGGTCAACACGCTCAATTTCGAGGACCCGGAAAAGGCCAAGCACAAGGTCAATTTCGATAATCTCACCCCGCTGTTTCCGAATCAGCGTTTCCGCATGGAGATCGACGATCCGACGCGGAAAGACCTGTCTGCACGTGTGATCGACATCGTGGCCCCAATCGGCAAGGGCCAGCGCGCACTGATCGTGGCGCCGCCGCGCACCGGTAAAACCGTGCTGATGCAGAACATCGCGCACTCGATCACGCACAATCATCCCGAATGCTATCTGATCGTGCTCTTGATCGACGAGCGTCCGGAAGAAGTCACGGACATGCAGCGTTCGGTGAAGGGCGAGGTCGTGTCGTCGACCTTCGACGAGCCGGCGGTGCGTCACGTCCAGGTCGCCGAGATGGTGATCGAGAAAGCAAAGCGCCTGGTCGAGCATGGCCGCGACGTCGTGATCCTGCTCGATTCGATCACGCGCCTCGGCCGTGCCTACAACACCGTGGTGCCGTCATCCGGCAAGGTGCTGACCGGCGGCGTCGACGCCAACGCGCTGCAGCGTCCGAAGCGCTTCTTCGGTGCCGCCCGCAACATCGAGGAGGGCGGCTCGCTGACCATCATTGCGACCGCGCTGGTCGATACCGGCAGCCGCATGGACGAAGTCATCTTCGAAGAGTTCAAGGGCACCGGTAACTCGGAACTGATCCTGGACCGCAAGGTCTCGGACAAGCGCACCTTCCCGGCGATCGACATCTCGCGCTCCGGCACCCGCAAGGAGGAGCTCATCACCGATCCGCAGGTGCTCAAGAAGATGTACGTCCTCCGCCGCATCCTCAATCCGATGGGCACGATGGACGCGATCGACTTCCTGCTCGACAAGCTGCGCTCAACCAAGAGCAATTCGGAGTTCTTCGACTCCATGAATACCTGAGTGCGGTGCAGCAAAAGATCAGAGGGCGCCTTCGGGCGCCCTTTTTGTTTGTGCGGTCTTGCTGCGCAAAAAGTGCAGCATGGCCGGTGAGTACGATCGAAACTATCGGGTTTAGTAACTTATTGATATACAAGCAGAATGCTTGACTTTTATCGCTGATGAGTTGTGCGCGGGAGCAAGGTATTGCAGTAAAGGCGGTGTGGTTTGCTGCATTGCAATACAGATTTTGCTGCGCGCGGAGCCGCAGCAAAATCGACGACTGAGGCTGCTTGGAAAGCTGCGTTTGCCTTTTCCCCGCCAGCCGGACAAATAGGCCATGCATCTGCGAGACCAGACCATCTTTGCGCTGTCGTCCGGCCGCGCACCGAGTGCGATCGCGGTGGTGCGCGTCTCGGGTCCGCAAGCCAGCGCAGTCCTGACGGCGCTCGCGGGCAGGCTGCCGGCGCCGAGGCAAGCCAGCCGGCGACTGCTGCGAGATGGCGCGGGCGAGCCGATCGACGACGCGGTGGTGCTCTGGTTCCCGGGGCCAGGCAGCGCGACCGGCGAGGACGTCGCCGAATTCCATGTCCATGGCGGCCGCGCAGTGCTCGTCGCACTCTTCGCCGCTATTTCGCTCATTCCGAATTCGCGTGCGGCCGAGCCGGGTGAGTTCACGCGGCGCGCGTTCGAGAACGGCAAGCTCGATCTCACCGAGGCCGAAGGCCTCGACGACCTCATTCATGCCGACACCGACCGTCAGCGGCGTCAGGCGCTGCGTCAGCTTGAAGGCCTGCTCGGCAATCGCGCGCGCGACTGGCGCGAGCGGATCATCGAGGCGTCGGCGCTGATCGAGGCCGGCATCGATTTTTCCGACGAGGGTGATGTGCCGGCCGAGCTGATGGCGCCGGCGGTGCACGCGATCGGGGCGCTGCATGATGAGATTGCAAAAGTCCTTGCGGCACAGGGACGTTCTGAACGCCTGCGCGAGGGCATCGTGGTTGCGATCGCCGGCGAGCCGAATGTCGGCAAGTCGACGCTGATGAACCAGCTCGCGCGCCGCGAGGTCGCGATCGTCTCGCCGCATGCCGGCACGACGCGTGACGTGATCGAGGTGCAGCTCGACCTCGACGGTTATCCGGTCACGGTCATCGACACCGCTGGTATTCGCGAGACCGATGATCCGGTCGAGCAGGAGGGCGTGCGCCGGGCGCGGGCGCGCGCGGAAGACGCCGACCTCGTGCTGTGGCTGGTGGAGGCTGAGCAAGTCGTCGATCCGGATGCGATGCGGTCGCTTCGGAAATCCGGAGACGATCATCAGTCAGGCGGCCCGGTCTGGATCGTGCGCAACAAGATTGATCTCGGGTTCGAAGCCCGGTCGCCGGGAGAGTTCGCCATTTCGGCAAGCCGGGGGGATGGCATCCCGGCCCTGGTCGACGCGCTCATAAAATTCGCCGCCGAGTTTTTCGGAACCAGCGAGGGCGCGTTGGTGACCCGGGCGCGCCAGCGCGAGCTGCTGGGCCAGGCGCGAGATAGCTTGCGCCGGAGTCTGGACCTTGTAGAAGAGGGCGAGGAGCTCGCCGCTGAAGAGCTTCGTTCCGCGGCTTACGCCCTGGGCCGGCTTTTGGGCCGGGTGGACGTCGAGGACGTCCTTGGGGCCATTTTCCAGAAATTCTGCATCGGAAAGTAGCGCTAGTTCTTCATTCTAGAACTAGTGCTTGTTCCATTGTTTGTATTTCACGTGGAACAACGAGCCGATTGGCTCGACCAGGTTTCACGAGAAACGCGGCGGCAATCGCTACCGAGAGAGTAGTGGGTCCCAACGCGCCCGTCGACTTCGCCGCGGGAACGGTGCCGGCTGGTCAATGGCGAGGAGCTCTTGCGACGAAGCAATCCAGGCTGCTTCCGCGGAGGCATTATGGATTGCTTCGCTACGCTCGCAATGACGGGCTTAGTGTCAACCTCGCTCTCCCACGCCTGCGCCCCGGTGTCGCGGTGTTAGCTCTGTCGCCACCCTGTCGCGTCGTCGGACCAGCTTGTTTCACGTGAAACAGCAGTCCGCTCAGCGCCCGCCTACTGTGCATGGGGTTGTTTCCAAGAAATCGCTCTCGCCCCCGCCGTCCGTTTCACGTGAAACACTCGCACACCCAGTTTCTACTTCCGGCTTTCACACCTCTGAGCTAGAAGTCGGCCCATGCGAACAGAGCGAGAGAGCTTCGACGTCATCGTGATTGGCGGCGGCCACGCCGGCTGTGAGGCTGCGGCCGCGTCTGCGCGGATGGGCGCAACGACCGCTCTGGTGACGCACCGTTTCGCCACCGTCGGTGCGATGTCCTGCAATCCCGCCATTGGCGGTCTCGGCAAAGGCCATCTCGTCCGTGAAGTCGATGCCCTCGACGGCCTGATGGGCCGCGTCGGCGACGCCGGTGGTATCCAGT
The genomic region above belongs to Bradyrhizobium arachidis and contains:
- the hemJ gene encoding protoporphyrinogen oxidase HemJ, which produces MFEDVYLWIKALHVIAVISWMAGMLYLPRLFVYHCEAEIGSKQSETFKIMERRLLKAIINPAMMVTWLAGLYLAWSGHWFTFGWLHVKLALVLAMSAVHGFFSRWVKDFAADRRPRSQKFYRIINEVPTVLMIVIVIMVIVKPF
- the rho gene encoding transcription termination factor Rho gives rise to the protein MREIKLQDLKSKTPAELVSFAEENGVENASTMRKQELLFAILKQLSLAETDIVGEGVVEVLSDGFGFLRSPDANYLPGPDDIYVSPSQIRRFGLRTGDTIEGHIRSPKEGERYFALLKVNTLNFEDPEKAKHKVNFDNLTPLFPNQRFRMEIDDPTRKDLSARVIDIVAPIGKGQRALIVAPPRTGKTVLMQNIAHSITHNHPECYLIVLLIDERPEEVTDMQRSVKGEVVSSTFDEPAVRHVQVAEMVIEKAKRLVEHGRDVVILLDSITRLGRAYNTVVPSSGKVLTGGVDANALQRPKRFFGAARNIEEGGSLTIIATALVDTGSRMDEVIFEEFKGTGNSELILDRKVSDKRTFPAIDISRSGTRKEELITDPQVLKKMYVLRRILNPMGTMDAIDFLLDKLRSTKSNSEFFDSMNT
- the mnmE gene encoding tRNA uridine-5-carboxymethylaminomethyl(34) synthesis GTPase MnmE; the protein is MHLRDQTIFALSSGRAPSAIAVVRVSGPQASAVLTALAGRLPAPRQASRRLLRDGAGEPIDDAVVLWFPGPGSATGEDVAEFHVHGGRAVLVALFAAISLIPNSRAAEPGEFTRRAFENGKLDLTEAEGLDDLIHADTDRQRRQALRQLEGLLGNRARDWRERIIEASALIEAGIDFSDEGDVPAELMAPAVHAIGALHDEIAKVLAAQGRSERLREGIVVAIAGEPNVGKSTLMNQLARREVAIVSPHAGTTRDVIEVQLDLDGYPVTVIDTAGIRETDDPVEQEGVRRARARAEDADLVLWLVEAEQVVDPDAMRSLRKSGDDHQSGGPVWIVRNKIDLGFEARSPGEFAISASRGDGIPALVDALIKFAAEFFGTSEGALVTRARQRELLGQARDSLRRSLDLVEEGEELAAEELRSAAYALGRLLGRVDVEDVLGAIFQKFCIGK